Part of the Oryzias melastigma strain HK-1 linkage group LG11, ASM292280v2, whole genome shotgun sequence genome, AGTTCATTGATTACTCAATTTCAGATCTGGCAAAGATACTTCTACTTTCcctctttttcaaaaatcagCGATACCTCATGTCATGTCATTTTGATTtcagaaaattacttttgttttctcatttttatttttgtatgttttggtttctggaattttgtttagtttgtcaaatcccactccgatcatcttttgatctattgtcaaagtTTTCCCAGagttctttaattatgattttactgttttttttctgaaattaaaacaaaaaaatgtgttttctatgaCAGTTTCCTCaaagttgtgggtggaaccaTTGGTGCAGAATAAGCCTGctctgatttcccatcatccctttttttttacactctctcccactagcagtgcaacaaaaaacggtgagcaatattggagctatccagctttagagctttgatccagataccaactcagatgaggaaacgaAGGctttcatggatctatttgtctagaagtggatgcatcagaatggagcggaacagAGAGCTTGCTGATTGTGGcttcaagcagcattttttcatctgctcctaaagaaatactcagaaaaacaaattttaagcttatttttctgaggaacaaaatccacaagaacatgttagaaacactatttttattggGATGATTCTTTAATATGTTTGGCATGGAGGtgtttgatgtgatttgcacttcagggccacagAGCCCCTCATCTTCCAACCCCCCCACCTTTGTCTACCTATTCTTTTCCCAACCCCCCCACCTTTACCCAACCCATGTTCCCTGTAAGTGAGCTGTCTCTTTGTGGGCGGCAGCTGCCTTTTCTCCTTCCATGTGTCAGAGCTAAGCTTGTCAAActctctccctcctcctcccaaTATTTCCCATCCCAATCAATGGGAGCGCCATGAATATTTCACACTCCCCAGGCAGACACCaggcaaacaggaaaaagaggTGTGTCTTTATAGCCTGGGGGGGGTGGACATGGATGAGGTGGGGGGGTTAGGTTGTCAGGAAAGCAGTGCCGTGTAAAGATGGGGCTCCTCTTCCCGAGTCAGACAGGGCCAATAACTCATTAGAGGGAGAGAGATGTAGAGGAGAGCACCCTCGTATTCCctctttccttcctttttccccttttccaGTCCTCCACATGTCTCTCTTTTAATAAGAGCCACACACACCCATCCGAACAGATCCCTATCCCCTCTTTCCCTCGGCAGCTCCCGCTAAccctcctctcctccctcctTCCATCTGTCTTTCTTGCTGCAGTGCCCATGCTGCCAGGCAGTATAAATCACATCTCTGGGCTTGGCTGCAATGGGcctgaaaataaaaaggcatAAAAGTGTCGGGATGAGCTACGGGCTAGGGGGGAGAATTCCTTTATGATGGGCCTAAATCCTCCTCCCACCCTGCTTCCTCcctgctgcacacacacatatacagcGTTGTAGACACATACACAACATcgagttttactctaaaattaTCCCCCCAAACAGCAGCCGTTTGCTCTCTTCCTTGCAGACACCTGCACAGCCCTCCAAACAAATTCTGCCACATATCATATTAAGCTCTTTGTTGGCTGCGAGGGGAATTGAGACGTCACCTCGCCGTTAAAGGCATAGTCTGTGCTTAAAACTGTAACCCGACGGTGCCGTCGCCCACATTCTCGCAAGGAAAGCTAGAGATGCTGTAACCCACGTTTGGAgcacaaaagaagaaatttaCATGTAAATATGATAGGGGTACAACAATTCATTGATCAATCAGTCTGAGGGAAGATGTTAATCGAACCGACTTATACCATtacaaaaagcttaaatatgaaataaatcgATTATATTGACATTGGAACATTCCATTTGGATTAAAGCACGGTGGATTTATTTCGCTGTAATGTAATCATCACAGCGGACAAcacgtgatgcagcaaaaaactATCAACCATCGTTGCAACGTCTggaaaaagtttacatttatgctAAATTGTTCTAATAAAATAccctttgtgttattttgatctGGGCTTAGtagtttgtttgtacacatatttaacaCCCTTATTTCTTGTAAGAAATACAAGACAAATATGGAGAACTtcccctgcactgttcagtaccagtgTTGGTGATACCAGGTTACAAAGCAACAAATTACCGtaatttactatttatttattaattttgtaaGTAATGGAGTAACTTGACaaattattgttcatttttttatactttaataaTTGTGTGGCTGTCATTTCCCCATAAATCACAAcacaattagcataaaaagttaaagtcaGGCAAACAAAGGAACAAAATAAACAGCAAGTTTAAACACATTCAAATGTAACCTTAAAAAGAGTTCATAACTAAtaaatgaaagtaaataaaaggGATAGTAGTAATACTGTAAAATCATTGATCAGTGCCCACCTCTTGCCTCCACCCCTCCAGCAGTGTTATGGAGTCGTGTTGCACAAGGGACTTCctgtaatttaattaattattagaCAATTGAAACCCTCAATACTTTGTTACGTTTTGATCCACTGAAACCATGATAGGTGAATACTGCTCGTGCAAACAGTAGCTctgactaaaaaagaaaaggaatgaaaaaaatttGAGTCACTGGCACATGTGTGTATGTATGCTAATAATCTCCTGGATGCTTTGCTTTCCACACTGATGTCTGTCTAAGCAACAACACCAACAAGCTCAGTGGacttgtggtggagtgtccaccctgagactagaaggtcgtgagttcaaatcggccaaatcataccaaagactctataAAATTGACCCAGTGCCTCCTAGATTGACATCAAGATATAGGAACCACCTTAATGGTTCcgagcacggctgtgtctgcgACTCACCACTCCCCCTGGGGAATGGGTCAAATGGGGAAAACAAATTTCTCACACACAGGTACGTGACAACTGATGGTACTTAACTTTGGGATGAAAGACGCCCATGTCTGAATTCTAATGAAGCCATTATGTCTTAAGCTGAGTTCAATGTTTGTGAAGTTTTGTCCTTTAGGAATTTATATTTAGGTGGGAAAAAGTAAAGTAACAGTAGagagttactttttaaaaaggtaatgagtgaagtaattttatttaattccatCCAGTCACTAAAGTAATCTTTAAAGGTAATTTACCCAATACTGTTCAGTATCCAAGTGTTTATCTCTgaggttgaatttttggctaaggATGTcctcaattttaggtcagtaaTTCAAAACGAACCAATATAGACTTTGAATTGTATAGTTACCACATATTATGATGCAAATCATTAAACTTAATCGTTACTCACTAAATTACAATCTAATACATTTGAAACCAATGCAAACAGGAATTTTTGACACTTATTGCGCTGAAAAATGCTGCCCCTCGTTGCCACATCATGTCAAATGTGTAaagattaaaaagcaaaacatcttAAATGAACACTTGAAACCAGTTCctaagatagatggatggagagCCGCTGCTGTGCATCATGGTAAATGTGGACAATTTATGATCACTCTGGCCCCCATCTTTGTGTCACTCTGAGTAAATAAacccataaaaaatgatttaggtGGCCTGCAACATATTGAAATGAACCAAGCCGGCAGAGATGCATTGTTAAGGTTGTCCAAATGATCATGGGAATGAAGATGGAGGTGAGTGAAGGCTCCACCAACAGGAGAGTCCATCACCTGCTGGAATTAACCCACAGCTCCCTACTTCTCCTTTGATCTACGTCCTGATGCGCACTTTGTCAATTCTATTAGATCACGCCGGGTGTGgaatgaacacacacacactgagtgATGATGATAATAGTGAGCACCTCCCCAGGTGAAGCCTATTCCGTCACTGCGGGAGCCATCTCAATGGCTAATTATGCTTGCTTTGGCGTTTTAACTGTATTGatcaaaacactgaaacaaacGAGAAATGCttatgaagctgaaaaaaggggGGAGCCCTTGGGAGTTAAAGTGTGCACGCTCCatgggaggggggtgggggggtgatgCCAGAGGTTGGAGCCGTGGTGAGATATTGGTAGTTGtaaaaaattgcaattctgaGCTTTTGAGTTATTAATTACAGCCTCCCATCCTTAACTGCTTCTTTAGCAGCCATTAGAAATACGGTCACACAAATTATAGCCTCGCATATTCAGGCCTCAGGACACACacgcacccccccccccctcgcaCAAATTAGCTCATCCATACCTACACTGAGCTTACAATGGCCGCTCTGATGAGCAAGCTCCTGTCGACCTTGGAACCCACAGGAAAGACAATGCAAGGGGACCCACGCTGAGAAAAGGTAcgggggggtggtggtggtgataGGATGGAGGGAGACAATAGATGAGAGGAGGTGAGGATAGAGAGCAAGTGGAGCTGTTCAGTGCAGGGCAGCAGTGCATTGCTTCTCCCCTCCCTCCATCACGGCTCATCTCGAATGCAAATGTGGTTTCTATACGGTTCCTTTGTGCTGCTTCTAACTGCTCTGGAGAGAAGCAATTACAACTGCTCCACTCGCTCAGAGAGAGAAAGACACGCATGGATGGAGAAGGGTAATTAATAAAGAGAAAGGAGGGAATTAAGGAGGGCTAGATCACAAACCTGTGGAGGATCTTGGAAGAGGGCGCATCGATTGTAAAGCTAGCTTCACTATTGGCACAAATGGTTACCAGTAAAGTTGACCTGCCTCATAATTACTTAACGAGTGGTCAAAGGTGAGAGGTCAATAGTATTACATCAGAAGTTTTACACAGAGTGTGTAACACACTTTGGGGGGGTATATAGTCCATAGTAAATATGCCACATCAATCCTAAAGATCTTGCTCTCACAAGCGCCGCTTTTTACAAAACCGTCTGGATTTATGGTATCAGAAGAACTCCACCCACATATGATATCACCCCGTTTCTGTCAACACCCCTGCAGTGCCAGCACCACATCCCACTGTGGCCAGGCAGCGCCCCAAGGTATGGCAGGAGCTTTTATGGCAGTCATTTGGACTGCTAATATGTCATCTCCATTAGCCGACTTTTAACACTCGCAGATAGATCGCCCCGTGACATTTATCTGTGCACGGGTCGTATTTTAACTGTTAAACGGCCACGGGTGTGCAGAGTGCATGCAAAAATGTCCGCACGTCGGGCAGGCGAGTGCTGGGTTTGGGACGTTGCAACGTGCACGGCAGAAGACGGTGGGAAGGTCAAGAGCCAAACGCTCAACTGCTAGCTGGAGATTGGTTTCAGTGGATTACTCAACTACCAAAGCAGACAGGTAATTAACTTATCAACCCACGTCTGAAGCacacaaatgacaaaaacaaaataggaaAATGGTGAGCGGGGCAAGGTGAGAGCCATGCGGGCTAATTGCTTGTATGGATTTTACCTTTGTTGGCTTTTGCACAGTAAAGCTATTCCCTGTGGTGGCGTCAGGTGAAAGTCTAAATGAGCTAATAATTTAAACTCATAAAGCTAAACCAATATTGACCGTCACCACATATATTGAAAAGCGTTAGAAAGATCCTGACATTAAAACCGCTGTAAATATGATGTACATTCTTGTCATTTAACTCATCACATTTAGCAGCACCTTTCCCCTCCAAACACTAAAGTACATCTAATGTGATGCATTAAATAGCTGAGAATCTGTTCTGCGTCATTTTATGCGCTGGCCACAGGGACTTGGTCACCTGTCCAAAAGCACTGACTAATGTGATAgaaaattaacaattaaaaatatcacaCGGGCCCAGAGCCATCGCAACGTGGACCGTTCACAACTCACTGGACAGCCTAATTGCTTTGAAATACAATTGGGTTTGGGCtttgtttggtgttttgaaGGTATGAAgcgcatcgatgcacactggaaATTGAGTTATAAATTACCAAGCTGAAATAGACATGTACCATGAATACTCAATATCCAAATGCTGGCTGTTTTCCTATTTAAAAACGGCACATGGGTGCATAAACCCAGAAACGCCAAATTGAGTCACTTGCAGATGCATTTCATCGGAAATCTGACCTGCTCTCAACCCATCAGTGTATTTGTATGTCACGCCGCACGCTTGTCATACGCTGATAAGGTCAACCGGAACGGCAAACTGAGATGGAGAGCTGCAACCGCAAACCGGTGGGGACTCAGAATGACAAGATGAGAGGGAAAATGTTCATTCATGTGTGCACTCACAACAGTCTGTGTTTTCAGAGGTGTCAccgtgtgcacacacacatttttggcGTAGGAAAACAGCGCAGTGGCTGGTGTGTGAAGTCGATGACAGCTTCATTATAGCCGGTGTGCACGGGGAGACGGCACAACCCGGGGAATAGGACAGGCCAGGTTTAACAGCAGCCTGCCTGCAGATCACTTCAGTGGTTCGTTAGGAGACAAATGTCATCTCTGAACctttgctttttctgttttcaaagatccaaatgacaaatcattcttcctctccattaattaaaatctacatttttttcccctcagattAATCAGAGAACATGACATTATTTAGGCTgtatttgaataaatgtttgacagaactcaaaaaaggattttaatttGTCAACTGAAGGAGACTTCTTCAAAGCTCAGGCCTTGTGTCTACACTCCCTCTACTGGAATGTTAGCAGAGTGCAAGAAGTGTAAAGTGAAAAAGGCAATAAAGGAAGACAAAGGCATAACTTtgctcaaaaatacaatttatttatattttagttttaaaagtacaacaacatttaaaaagaaaaatagctttCTGCAATCCAGAACATCTTAAcatggagaaataaaatgtaCGTTGAAGTTGGTACAGATTTAAGAAACGAGTAGGTTTACTATACTGtctccttaaaataaaaaagaaattacaaacTTAAAGGCTGGAAATTTGACATCAGAAGAACAAGCACATTAAAATGGAAAAGTGGAACATTGATGAGGTAAGTACTAAAATAAGCTCAGTGATCTAAACAGGCCCTTTCACAGAACCTGAGAGGATCTTCTTGAACTTGAGTCTCGATACTTAATCCGAGCCCCGATGATGAAGAACTGTCAAAACAAGAGAAGCTGCATTAGAACATAACATAGtgttcacaaaaacacagtaaaactttgtttttgcatcCTACCTTTCACAATCCGAGTCATAAGTAGCTTTGTCCTCTAAACTTTTAATGCAACCAGTGCTGGAGCGTTGAATGGCTTCAGCCACTGTGTACCTGGTCTGACCGAGAGAGCACTTCATAATCTTTGTAATGCTGAGACCCGACTGCAGGAACAGATGCAGCCTGCTGTCGGATAACAACAAGGGAACCTGGAGAATGCTGGAAGAGACATTATGATCAGGAAAATGAAAGAGCCAGGATGCAActgataaatgaatgaatatatatcAACCTACTTGTCCAGAAACTCCTGCAGACCCTTCATCCTCTTGGTGACTTGGTCTTCATTCCTCAGACTGAAAAAGGGGTTCCAGGACGGCAGTTTGGGCACATTTCTGTAAATGACGGAGCAGGATAAATATGCTGGTTTAAAAAGTGAGATAAAATTATAGGCTTCATTAAAAGGTGGAAAATGTAACGTACAAGACGAGGGCGTTCTGCTCCAGGCAATGACGCAGCCAGACAAACTCACTGTAGCGCCTCCTAACGCAGGACCTCTTCTTTCGGAAGCACATACTGTTGGTCTACAAGACAGATCAGCACAAAAATAGGATGGCATTGAttctctttttaataaaaaacaccaaatgaaAGAAATCCATTAAAGATCCATGAACAATGAGTTAAAGAAACTAGTGGATTTACTGAAGAGTATCAAGAGGATGCTGAGTCTACAGAAACCCGGCCCTACAAGCTGCAGTTTACCAGAACCAGGTGCGTTTTGCCCATAGACCGTTTAATAAGAATTCAAGTCAATGGTTTCGCCCCTGAAAAGCTACAAtgttagttggaaaacatgtatgaCACCGGTCcccgaggcctggagtttgacatcTGTGCATGCCAGAAGTGAATCAGCCAGGAAAGATCAAACTCTTTATACACTCATCTTCAGGTTAGGGTTTGTGAGCAGACGTTTTGGAAACTTAAACATTCAGCTACTagagcacgtgtgtcaaagtcgaggcccaggggccagatctggccctccaggaaATTATATCCTGACCTCCagattattataattttttttttttttaaaccattaatGAGCAGACATTACCTTATCcgattgtataattttgatagagtgcatttttaatagagaaagttctttaaggtttaaattaatttattcaggaataatattcccacctgtttttaactcatatttatgtttaaaagttacgttaataaagttaaaaaataaaaatagtttcagTGTGTTCAACAACTGTTTGGCACACAATCTGAGTTTGGAATTTTGGGCCCCTTAGCAATcaagtttgacacccttgtCTTTAGCCTGCAATTACAAGGGCGAAAACGTTATCAAATATACAATAAATCACCTTTAGCAcactaaagaaaacatttgctttataaaactttatcacatgGAAGCAAGACCTCAATGTCGGCTCCATCTATTCGCTCCTTGTGTGCCGCCCTCAGCACCGAGCCGATGGGTGCAAAAAGGACTACTTCCTCTCAGAGTCTatgctaaaatatatatatttttttgcaaccaactctgcagagaaagtgttagcagtgcagactcttcctagaaggggctgttcccacACATTCATACATACGAACAAAAGGACAGTCGTTCTCAGAGATAACAAGGACTGGTGATCAGAGAGTAGTGTTTTAGAggaatgtgtgaatggagcaAACTATCACTTTGGAGTTCTTTTCcttgaggaattaacattataatgcACCGAACAAGCTCCAAAAAGTTGACTTTGCATGATAAAGGCCCCTTAAAAAGGTCTGCATCAAATCTCCAGTGACCTGCTTTTGGTCAAGAGTCACTTCCATCCTGCAGAACCCATACGTTACACTTATTGAATGAGCATGTAGGAGGTAGGGCTGAGTAtggattataatttccagaattagATTCACAAAAGCCTGGATCAATTAGATTGCAATTGTTTTTCAATTCCATTCaagtttgagtttacacatgtagatatttatttagaaaaacattaaaaatctactatacgttttgaatttatttatattaatctgacacagttcgcatactgtaaaataaagagctAATAGCATACAGAGTTACATCGTTAGTCAAAAGAAACTAACAAAAACGTTCAGATCATTCACAAAccgtaaacattgttctgcttctcctgtggtgtttcagtttggccactagttGGAGCTCAAGGTTTAGcagtacactttattccagaaaagGAAGACCGTATGAGCAAGcgcagaggagagaaaaaaaaaaaattatatcacaaattgtttctttaaaaaaatgcttccttaaaagagtttggaaaattcataccagtgagtttataaagatgttcatttagtcagcagtgtatgtttacgtcgaccgagtgttagcattagccatcctacgGGTAATTCCAtcaaacgttagcatcaagctagcggaccttagctttatgtgctagattgatttttattttatcagtcAATTATTCATCTACTAAGCTTAAACTGATTCATCGATTTATCGACAACTCCAATAGGagggcttcatttttttaaagcagtgcAGTTGGCTAATCACTATAGTAAAGAATAGTCCTCAGACATTTGTACCTCCAAGTTTAACAAAAGGAAATGCTGGAAGCCAAAAGCGACATTTCTCCCATAAAACATGTAAGTTCAGCTAAGGTTATGGTTTACAGTTTGGAATTCGACTTCTTTTCAGACCTTTATCTTTAAAGCCGCCTTTCTaattcaaaatctactggaattatgctGAATTTCTctttaacggttgaaaagttgccaaagattttatgtttaagagTCACCgatgacacctcaggtgtttaAGACTCCAGAAGAAGCATAGgctcaaaaaaagatttttatttttgttaagataaaatgttttcttgcatTATTTCCCCCCTCTGAATTCAAAACTAAAGAGCCATTCTGGAAATGGGCATCAGCACTGGATATTAAAATATTCTTCCAACCAAGATACAACATACTTGGAGATAGATCTCATAGTCAACATATGTGGTCCAGGTGTCTTCTTTGTGGAGTCTTGGATCTTGAACTGAAATACTGATAAATTCctgcaaaattcaaaacacaaagattagACCATTATactcttcatgtttttgttgtcgTGTTTCACATTTGCTAATCTTTAAAGCTAATACACCACATGTCGTGTTGGAGAGAACGAGCAAAAGCAGGACTTACAGATTTTCTGAAGTTATTTAGAACAGTGCTCATAGTAGGTGGACTCTGCAAAGAcattaaatttaacatttaagtaCTGTATGGCAAAATGGATTTCAGGCATAGAAATACCGCAAGCCTCTTTCACACTGAAACAATCCAGTCAAGTCGCTAAAAACAACAAGCAGAGAAAATTCAACAAGCTTTGGCCgctcatttaaaagaaaaaaaaaataaataaattaagtctTGCTCAAAATTCTCTATTGCTCTGTTCCATTGCAAACATATGCAGGTGCCTGCAACACATGAACTCCGACGCAATAAGAAATCTCTCTTTAAAGGAGTAATCAAAGCAGCATTGtgctttagatcaggggtcccaaaactacggcccacgggccggatcaggcccgcctccacataCTGTTAGAAACACCAATGGAGAACCACATAGAATGcgttttattccacccttctgcattCTGAACTATGATGACAGAGGATAGAATGTTTATTGgttagtgattcactttttctttcgtacattttttttggacgtcgatagctcttcagctcattcagctatttagctctttcagcaattaaaatgttcagctcttTTTAATGCTAGTTTTGATGATTTataggcttatttggcatttagctaatatttcagctacatgtccACTgttatgactaatttaatttttttaaggcaattttttttacattttgctagtattttagctagctatcagcatACGCGTTTTCGGCTATtgcttcagccatttcagccaTCATCTTTAGCGGTTtcggctattagcttcagcttttttagttCTCAATTTTAGCACAGCTGTtagcaccagcatcttcagtttacagcattcacactagcattattgaagGTAATGCCATagatctagtttttaaaattagatgGCATCATTTTTGTCAATGAAGATTTTAGAAATTgagtattttaaatttggctgtgtgtctttctggaaaactgtatATGTGTACgcttaggctgtgattgttaagactttttctgtttgcctaactgaccccggccccacatcagaaaagaaaaatgttatgtgggcctcacaagaaaaagtttgggaaccCCCGCTTTAGACTAACCAACTAAACTTCCCCTTTATAAATCAGACATTTATGCTACACAGGAACTCACTAGATCACTCGGGCAGTTTTACTGTTTAAGAACTGTCTAAAAATATATCCCAAGTTAGGCTGTTTTAACCCAACTCCAACGTTCAATAACCCATCTTATAGTAATTTTAACTCAGgagagtttaaaataaatcaaatgggTTAAAATTAACCTACTACAGCTCCCCCCAAAAATATTGAGCTCCAAAAACTAACATTAAAAACCCAAGAGTTGGCTTGAAGAAATTACCCAAATGTTTAAAGAGTGGATAAAAAGCCAGAGCAACCAAAGTGAAGTAGGTAAAATGAGTATCAATCTActgaatcaataaaaatactttttaaaacatataatcAAATGCATGCAAAAAGTGAAAACTACATCAAATCACATGGACACTCCAAGGCACATTTGGATTTACAACAAATATGATGTCAAATTGGGGAAAACAATCCAAAGTGATGTTTGTCTCCatgattcaaatatttttaaggtggaacttttacaagtttacatTTGTACTCACCGTTCTTCTTCGAGGGCTGCTTGTCGTGGAACGCAAATCTGTTCTTTAGCCCAACAGGTCCGGCTCAGTGCTCTGGTTCAGAGTTCAGTTCTAAACTCAAGTTATGCAAATAAGCTGCTCAGTGGGAGCCCTGACGTGCTTTGGGAGGCCAAGTCACGTAAACCAGTTAAGAtagcgtttaaaaaaaaaacgcacacACAAAGTGCCACATAAGaaattctggttttattttaattgtttatctGATCCAGGTGTGTGCAAAATCTGGGCGTGTCTGCGTTAGGCCATTGCACACCTGTTCCTTAGGGGTCTGATTTCAAGTCCCAATGAAAACTGGTACTAAAGGTGTcagactttaacattttaaacttgGAAAGTTTGAAAGATTTTCAGTGAAACTTGGATATGTAGAGTTTAAAGTGTTAGtttcaacaataaaacattaaataatgttgttgCTCCACATTATTTTGTAggctgtaataaaaaaatagaaaaaaaaacacccaaatagaaaataaaactaactttgAAACATAAAGATacaattttatgagaaaaaatacaggggaaaaaagtatatttttaaccCATGAATTTCAACAATTCACCTGGATCactaaatgttttacattttttttctgttaaaatctACAAAGCTCTggacattaaaaaatagttcatttaaatTAATGGTCACAAATTATCGtgtacaaattagcattttgtggccacaattcATCAATTcttacaactatttttttttaccaacgaaagagtaaatgttattttgtgcccaaaaaatactaatttgagaACAAAACCCTTAGTTAAAGCTCAAAATCTACCAagaattttttccttttttatattctCAACAAGGTTTTCTTGGATTTGCTTCTTGGTAGACTGTCACGATCTATAATGAAGAGctctaataaaatgtttaactaaaattgtaaaaaaaaaaaaaaaaaaagctcatttcacacataaaaacaatgatGAGACTTTGAAATAGAAAATCATTTATTGAACTTCACAGAGTAAAATAGATTTCTAACAAATCCCTTTTCCAAATCAATCAAGTCTGCAGTTTTAAGGATGAGATCATAAGATTTCACAGATTGATTTCACTTATTACAAATGGGGCTCCAACACATcttgttgcttaaatttaaTAGTTTGGCAGAAAAACTAACAAGAACAAATAATGTTTGTCTCATATGTGACAATCACTAATCACTGCATCCATTTATGAAGATCTCAACTCATTAATACTACCTGCTGCTTAACATGAAAACATCAACTTCTGCTGAAACCCCacagcgaaaaaaaaaaaaaaaagtttctgcataaaactttattacaaattgaaaaaacatttacagagtgTTAGCAAaaggtttctggaaaaaaaaaaagcgatcAGGCGGAgcgagaacaaaaaaaacttaaaccttaTACCTGTTAATTTGAGCTGTTATAACATGTATGACATTTAGTGGCCCTAAAAATACTTTGGAAGACTTCAATGATCATACATTACAACACCTTTGACAGCTCAATGCCCATTTAACTAGTATGTACAACCTTAAAGCTCTGAAAACCacaaaagggtaaaaaaaaaaaaaaaaaa contains:
- the snx10a gene encoding sorting nexin-10A; this translates as MSTVLNNFRKSEFISISVQDPRLHKEDTWTTYVDYEIYLQTNSMCFRKKRSCVRRRYSEFVWLRHCLEQNALVLNVPKLPSWNPFFSLRNEDQVTKRMKGLQEFLDNILQVPLLLSDSRLHLFLQSGLSITKIMKCSLGQTRYTVAEAIQRSSTGCIKSLEDKATYDSDCESSSSSGLGLSIETQVQEDPLRFCERACLDH